Proteins from a single region of Chlamydia buteonis:
- the uvrA gene encoding excinuclease ABC subunit UvrA: MPSLPVRISGITVRNLKNISIEFLPGEIVLLTGVSGSGKSSLAFDTVYAAGRKRYISTLPSFFATTLSSLPEPTVESIQGLSPTIAVKQNHFAYHFHATVGSVTELSQHLALLFSLDGEARDPVSNKALHLQSKEKILATLANIPEGTQITLLAPLPDTSSSAIQECVRQGYTKIRINNEISSIYPFLSSPLTTDHPIDIVVDSFIKNESNNARMKVSLFAALQLGQGRCSINTGSQEETFSTQVYIPETQQTYTPLTRQLFSPHSLEDRCFKCQGTGVLITIEDPSLIQNNLSIRENCCKLAGNCSTYFYHALYQSLADTLNFSLDTPWKNLPGHIQDAFLYGQKYLVLPVRLFDPAIGKKSLTHKVWRGVLNDIGEKVRYGAKPSKYVPEGTTAVPCPKCQGIGIGEYASAATWQGKTFIELQKMPIDELFSLTSSITPSSKSVHEVLEGFNNRLATLIQLGLSYLTLDRALATLSGGEQERTALAKHLGAELSGITYILDEPSIGLHPRDTDKLIQVIQKLRNQGNSILLVEHDEHMISFADRIIDIGPRAGIFGGEVLFNGTPQEFLNKSNSLTAKYLRNELTIDIPKRRAKTQSTLSLSHATTNNLKDEAISLPLERITAVTGVSGSGKSSLINDTLVPAMERLIQGKPEPYLRIDGGDISRVVHITRDLPGRSQRSISLTYIKAFDDLRELFSQLPKSKRLGLTKGHFSFNLPLGSCTECQGIGEVTLDDHTLIPCPLCHGKRFQPQILDVHYQGKSIADILEMTAYEAEKFFITTPHIHEKIHALCSLGLDHLPLGRPLSSLSGGEIQRLKLTYELLSPSKKSTLYILDEPTTGLHTHDIHALIQVLFSLTHQGHTVVIIEHNMHIVKTADHVIELGPEGGNLGGYVLASCSPEELILLDTPTAKALQPYFTKTQPIPKCTKKCQNTHILRDISVKDAYHHNLKHIDVTLPRNALTAISGPSASGKHTLVFDILYASGNIAYAELFPYYVRQALIKKTPLPKVESVRGLSPVIAIKKTGIKKNSRHSLASALDITDGLEKLFSLLGKPHCPLSGTLLEKITPQTLVAKLLQEYANSYVTITAPISSDEDLSIALEAKKKEGYLKLFANKEVYDLEEPLPDVLEDPAIVIQHTKISKNHESSLLSSLTLAFSLSPTPKLHIHNHEGIVHSLAFNLGWQDSLGNSYPNITRKLLSREHIEGQCQQCCGSGNILKLSLMDHKDKILNYSPTALFELFFPENPIKPILDLIKELKIAKTTPIKNLDIHTQELLFKGTNRHPGLEKILLDHCNRVPLCPLLQPLLVYDICPTCSGWGIHTYAQQVRIGKTSIVDIYQQDTHFLKDFLKTLHDDQAQPIIQDLQNRLTFIDKVGLSYITLGQQQNTLSDGEYYRLNLAKKISTNLTDIIYLLEDPLSGLHPKDVPTLIQLIKELIANNNTVIATDRSNILKHYAEHTIHLGPGSGPQGGYLTTDTSVSLENEEYPQTPFKNTLDVCLTVHNITDLSVQAPLRNLVAIAGVSGSGKTSLLTEGFYKQAQKLINNGYELFSNVIFLDSHPLSSSQRSDISTYFDIAPSLRNFYASLTQAKALSITASMFSTNTKQGQCADCLGLGYHLIDRAFYALEKRVCPTCSGYRIQPLAQEVVYEGKHFGKLLQTPIEELPILFPFLQRIQAPLQALIQAGLGYLPLGQNLSSLSLGEKISVKIAKFLYLPPKEPTLFLLDEISASLDRNQKFQLQKLFRSLISQGHSVIYVDHDVHLLKQADYIIELGPGSGKYGGKLIFTGRPKDILASESSVLKTYMCRL; encoded by the coding sequence ATGCCCAGCTTACCTGTTCGTATTTCCGGTATTACAGTTAGAAATCTGAAAAATATCTCCATAGAATTTCTACCAGGAGAAATTGTTCTACTCACAGGAGTATCAGGATCTGGAAAATCTTCGTTAGCTTTTGATACTGTTTACGCTGCAGGAAGAAAACGGTATATATCCACGCTACCTTCATTTTTTGCGACAACTTTATCTTCTTTACCTGAACCTACTGTTGAAAGCATCCAGGGCTTATCTCCAACCATTGCTGTTAAGCAAAATCATTTTGCTTATCACTTTCATGCTACTGTCGGCAGTGTTACAGAACTTTCCCAACACCTTGCGCTGCTATTTTCCCTAGACGGGGAGGCTAGAGATCCCGTAAGTAACAAAGCGCTTCATCTACAAAGCAAAGAAAAGATTCTTGCAACACTTGCTAATATCCCTGAAGGCACGCAAATAACACTACTTGCTCCGTTACCGGATACAAGTAGCTCAGCAATTCAAGAATGCGTCAGGCAGGGATATACTAAAATCCGTATTAATAATGAAATCTCATCAATCTACCCTTTTCTATCATCTCCTCTTACTACTGATCACCCTATCGACATTGTTGTGGATTCTTTCATTAAAAATGAAAGTAACAATGCAAGAATGAAAGTGAGCTTATTCGCAGCGCTGCAACTAGGTCAGGGGCGCTGCTCTATAAATACCGGATCCCAAGAAGAAACCTTTTCTACACAAGTGTATATACCAGAAACCCAACAAACTTATACACCATTAACGCGACAATTGTTTTCTCCCCATAGCCTTGAAGATCGTTGTTTTAAGTGCCAGGGAACAGGAGTTCTTATCACCATTGAAGACCCTTCTCTCATCCAAAATAATTTATCAATCCGGGAAAACTGTTGTAAGCTCGCTGGAAACTGCTCTACTTATTTTTACCATGCCCTTTATCAATCTCTAGCGGACACTTTAAACTTCAGCTTAGATACTCCTTGGAAAAATCTCCCTGGTCATATCCAGGACGCCTTTCTCTACGGTCAAAAATACCTAGTTCTTCCAGTACGTCTTTTTGATCCTGCAATTGGAAAGAAATCCCTTACCCACAAAGTATGGAGAGGAGTTCTTAATGATATTGGTGAAAAAGTACGCTATGGAGCGAAACCTTCAAAATATGTTCCTGAGGGGACCACAGCAGTCCCATGTCCTAAATGTCAAGGAATAGGGATCGGAGAATACGCATCTGCAGCCACTTGGCAAGGAAAAACTTTTATCGAACTTCAGAAAATGCCTATTGATGAGTTGTTCTCTTTGACATCTTCTATAACACCGTCATCAAAATCTGTGCATGAGGTACTAGAAGGTTTCAATAATCGCCTTGCTACACTTATTCAGTTAGGTCTTTCCTACCTTACCTTAGATAGAGCCTTAGCAACGCTATCAGGAGGAGAGCAAGAGCGTACAGCTCTTGCTAAGCATCTCGGCGCTGAGTTATCAGGAATTACCTATATTCTTGACGAACCTTCCATAGGACTCCATCCTCGTGACACAGATAAGCTCATACAAGTAATTCAAAAACTACGCAATCAAGGGAATTCCATTCTTCTTGTAGAACATGATGAACATATGATCTCTTTCGCAGACCGTATTATTGATATTGGTCCACGAGCAGGGATTTTCGGAGGTGAGGTACTATTTAACGGCACCCCCCAAGAATTCCTAAACAAAAGCAACTCTCTAACAGCAAAATATTTACGAAATGAACTCACTATAGATATCCCCAAAAGACGTGCTAAAACACAATCCACTCTTTCTCTATCTCATGCAACAACTAACAATTTAAAAGACGAGGCTATTTCCCTACCCTTGGAAAGAATCACCGCGGTTACTGGTGTTTCAGGTTCTGGAAAATCGTCTTTAATTAACGACACGTTAGTTCCTGCTATGGAACGCCTTATACAAGGAAAACCAGAACCTTACCTGCGCATAGATGGAGGGGATATTTCACGTGTTGTACATATTACTCGCGACCTTCCTGGCCGCTCGCAACGTTCTATTTCCCTAACGTATATTAAAGCTTTTGATGATCTGCGAGAACTATTTTCCCAACTGCCTAAAAGTAAGCGGCTGGGGTTAACTAAAGGGCATTTTAGTTTTAACCTACCATTAGGATCATGTACGGAATGCCAAGGAATAGGGGAGGTAACTTTAGATGATCATACCCTCATTCCCTGTCCTCTGTGTCATGGAAAACGTTTTCAACCCCAAATTTTAGACGTACATTATCAAGGGAAAAGCATAGCTGACATTTTAGAAATGACAGCATATGAAGCAGAAAAATTCTTTATAACTACTCCCCATATTCATGAAAAGATACACGCGTTATGTTCTCTAGGGCTGGATCATCTTCCTTTAGGACGACCTTTATCCAGTTTATCTGGAGGAGAAATTCAGAGATTAAAGCTTACCTACGAGCTTCTTTCCCCATCTAAAAAATCTACCCTCTATATTCTTGATGAGCCAACAACAGGATTACATACTCATGACATCCATGCTCTTATTCAAGTTCTGTTTTCTCTGACACACCAGGGACATACGGTAGTTATCATAGAACATAATATGCACATTGTAAAAACTGCGGATCACGTCATTGAACTTGGCCCTGAAGGAGGAAATCTTGGTGGATATGTACTTGCATCATGTTCTCCTGAAGAGCTCATTCTCTTAGACACTCCTACGGCAAAAGCTTTGCAACCATATTTTACAAAAACCCAACCTATTCCTAAATGCACTAAAAAATGCCAAAATACGCATATTCTTAGAGATATTTCTGTTAAAGATGCTTATCATCACAACCTGAAACACATTGATGTTACTCTGCCTCGCAATGCCTTAACAGCTATTTCTGGACCTTCAGCATCAGGAAAGCATACTTTAGTTTTCGATATCCTTTATGCTTCAGGAAATATCGCTTATGCCGAACTATTTCCTTATTATGTTCGTCAAGCACTTATTAAAAAGACCCCTCTACCAAAAGTAGAAAGTGTTCGAGGATTATCTCCAGTCATTGCCATCAAAAAAACAGGAATAAAGAAAAACTCCAGACATTCCTTAGCTTCAGCTTTAGACATTACTGACGGCCTTGAGAAACTCTTTTCCCTTTTAGGGAAACCCCACTGCCCATTATCAGGAACTCTCTTAGAAAAAATCACTCCACAAACTCTTGTTGCGAAACTTCTTCAAGAGTATGCAAATTCTTATGTAACAATAACTGCGCCTATATCCTCAGATGAAGATCTCTCTATTGCTTTAGAAGCAAAGAAAAAAGAAGGGTATCTAAAATTATTTGCCAATAAGGAAGTTTATGATCTTGAAGAACCTCTCCCTGATGTTTTAGAAGACCCTGCTATCGTTATCCAACACACAAAAATCTCCAAAAACCACGAGTCCTCTCTCTTATCTTCTCTAACTTTAGCCTTCTCCTTATCCCCCACTCCAAAATTACATATTCATAATCATGAGGGGATCGTTCATTCACTAGCCTTTAATCTAGGATGGCAAGATTCTTTAGGAAATAGCTACCCCAATATTACACGCAAGCTTTTATCTCGAGAGCATATTGAAGGGCAATGTCAACAATGTTGTGGATCAGGGAATATTTTAAAACTTTCTTTAATGGATCATAAAGATAAAATTCTTAATTACTCCCCTACAGCTCTCTTTGAACTCTTCTTCCCTGAAAACCCCATAAAACCTATTCTCGATCTGATTAAAGAACTAAAAATTGCAAAAACAACGCCCATCAAAAATCTTGATATTCACACTCAAGAACTATTATTTAAAGGAACCAACAGACATCCAGGATTAGAAAAAATCCTTCTTGACCATTGTAACCGAGTTCCCTTATGTCCTCTTTTACAACCTTTGCTCGTCTATGACATCTGCCCAACATGCTCTGGATGGGGAATTCACACATATGCTCAACAAGTACGCATAGGAAAAACCTCCATTGTAGATATCTATCAACAAGACACCCATTTTCTGAAAGACTTCTTAAAAACTCTTCATGATGATCAAGCTCAGCCGATTATACAAGATTTACAAAATCGTTTAACATTCATTGATAAGGTAGGTCTAAGCTACATTACCTTAGGACAACAACAAAATACTCTTAGCGACGGTGAATATTACCGACTAAACTTAGCAAAAAAAATCTCTACAAATCTTACGGACATCATTTATCTTCTTGAAGATCCTTTATCAGGGCTCCATCCTAAGGATGTTCCCACTCTAATACAACTTATTAAAGAGCTCATTGCTAACAACAATACCGTTATTGCTACTGACCGCAGCAATATATTAAAGCATTACGCAGAGCATACAATTCATTTAGGACCAGGATCCGGACCTCAGGGAGGGTACCTCACAACTGATACATCCGTATCTCTCGAAAATGAGGAGTATCCTCAAACTCCCTTTAAAAATACTTTAGATGTATGTCTCACGGTTCATAATATCACTGATCTCAGTGTACAAGCTCCTCTCCGTAACCTGGTTGCGATTGCTGGTGTATCAGGATCAGGAAAGACCTCATTGCTAACTGAAGGTTTTTATAAACAGGCTCAAAAGCTTATAAACAATGGTTATGAGCTATTTTCTAATGTAATATTTTTAGATTCTCATCCTCTTTCTTCTTCACAACGTTCGGATATCAGTACTTATTTCGATATTGCTCCAAGTTTAAGGAACTTCTATGCATCGCTCACACAGGCTAAAGCCTTAAGCATTACAGCAAGTATGTTCAGTACAAATACTAAGCAAGGACAGTGTGCAGATTGTTTAGGATTAGGTTACCATCTAATAGACAGGGCTTTCTATGCATTAGAGAAACGTGTATGTCCAACGTGCTCAGGATACCGGATCCAACCCCTAGCTCAAGAAGTTGTTTATGAAGGGAAGCACTTTGGGAAATTACTACAAACCCCTATTGAAGAACTCCCTATACTCTTCCCTTTTCTTCAAAGGATCCAAGCTCCTTTACAAGCGCTTATACAAGCAGGACTGGGCTATTTACCTTTAGGCCAAAACCTCTCTTCCCTATCGCTTGGTGAAAAGATCTCGGTTAAAATAGCGAAGTTCCTCTACTTACCTCCAAAAGAACCAACATTGTTTCTACTCGATGAGATATCTGCTTCCTTAGATAGAAATCAGAAATTCCAACTACAAAAACTATTCCGTAGCCTGATATCTCAAGGACATTCGGTTATTTATGTTGATCATGATGTGCATTTGCTGAAACAAGCAGATTATATCATAGAATTGGGGCCTGGTTCCGGGAAATATGGGGGGAAACTGATCTTTACAGGAAGACCAAAAGATATCTTAGCTTCAGAATCATCTGTATTGAAAACGTACATGTGTCGGTTATAA
- the pknD gene encoding serine/threonine-protein kinase PknD has product MQRYDIIRMIGKGGMGEVYLAYDPICSRKVALKRIREDLSDNELLKKRFLREAKIAADLVHPGVVPVFTICSDSDLVYYTMPYIEGYTLKSLLKSVWQCDSLPKELAEQTSVGTFLSIFHKICSTIEYVHSRGILHRDLKPDNILLGLFSEVVILDWGAALSKEMKEDFLLDLDIPMPGSMFSNMTVPGKIVGTPDYMAPERLRGAPASESTDIYALGVILYQMLTLSFPYRNKKGKKISIPNHILSPEEVAPHREIPSFLSQVVKRALATDPKERYTSVQALKADIEQHLQGSPKWTPKIALHTQDAECWKFHESILLSKYFPMLEVSPALWYSLAISKIESFSEVRLEYTLLRKGLEEGFGILLPPSENVDHGDFYRGYGFWLHIKKNILSVSLVRNGLEIQKTSGNIDVNKEKFFIAFEKQNHRLSLNIDHAVWMIHMDYLPGRGGRIGVIIQDITDVCGNIVVLESSGSLQVSCLAVPDAFLNEKLYDRAITFYRRIVESFPGRKEGYEAQFRIGIAVLEKAAEEGDKEGFSQALREFAVLHNSVAAPLEYLGKALVYQRLGEYNEEVKSLLLALKRYSQRPEISRVRDHVVYRLHEALYSNHRVSLVFMLLALHVAPESINSSEEEHFLKNLQGKIQDTLFCSLDISPIDFRSSKMELLLSYWSGFTPFLPGLFQRSWDLKDYRALADIFYTAADLGNREFIDVYGNILRKNIQATTFTEDIVEILPHQLVHFLSGLEAIFLHAPVEKVFSDIEILDPVLIIYLFDLFAKDVLIHGKGELILNAIHLLETYVSPEQRYTYLLPYEILAYLWMKEEKKVHELLSDNYDESFWIEDSHCAFVLYGYWLALTEESSLAYLHLSGCREDGVAPKALIGLFCSPLGICENQLSYQERRNLLLQKFIFFHCLGDDVERDNCRVAYDLLAKERLL; this is encoded by the coding sequence TTGCAGCGTTACGATATTATCAGAATGATTGGTAAAGGGGGAATGGGTGAGGTTTATTTAGCCTATGATCCTATATGTTCGCGTAAGGTTGCACTTAAAAGAATCCGCGAAGATCTTTCTGATAATGAGTTATTAAAGAAGCGTTTTCTTAGGGAAGCTAAAATTGCTGCGGATCTTGTGCATCCCGGGGTTGTTCCTGTTTTTACGATTTGTAGTGACAGTGATCTTGTTTACTATACTATGCCTTATATAGAGGGTTATACTCTTAAGAGTTTGCTCAAAAGTGTTTGGCAATGCGATTCTCTCCCTAAGGAGCTTGCGGAACAGACATCGGTAGGGACCTTTCTTTCTATTTTTCATAAAATTTGTTCTACTATAGAATATGTGCATTCCCGAGGGATTCTCCATAGAGATCTTAAACCTGACAATATTTTACTCGGGCTATTTAGTGAGGTTGTGATTTTAGATTGGGGAGCAGCCCTATCTAAGGAAATGAAAGAAGATTTTCTTTTAGATCTTGATATTCCTATGCCGGGATCTATGTTTTCCAATATGACTGTCCCTGGTAAGATTGTAGGTACTCCGGATTATATGGCTCCTGAACGTCTGCGAGGAGCTCCAGCTTCAGAAAGTACTGATATCTATGCTTTAGGGGTAATTCTTTATCAGATGTTGACGTTATCTTTCCCTTATCGTAATAAGAAAGGGAAAAAAATTAGTATCCCCAACCACATTCTTTCTCCTGAAGAAGTAGCGCCTCATCGAGAAATTCCTTCTTTTCTTTCCCAAGTGGTTAAGCGGGCTTTAGCGACAGACCCTAAAGAGCGCTATACATCTGTGCAGGCATTAAAAGCTGATATAGAACAGCATTTACAAGGTAGCCCGAAATGGACGCCTAAGATAGCCCTCCATACTCAGGACGCAGAATGTTGGAAATTCCACGAATCTATTTTACTATCTAAATACTTCCCTATGTTAGAGGTGTCCCCAGCATTATGGTATAGCTTGGCGATTTCTAAGATAGAAAGCTTTTCTGAAGTACGTTTGGAATATACGTTATTACGTAAAGGATTAGAAGAGGGTTTTGGAATTTTATTACCTCCTTCTGAAAACGTGGATCATGGGGATTTCTACCGAGGTTATGGTTTCTGGTTACATATTAAGAAGAATATTCTTTCAGTTTCTTTAGTGAGAAATGGCTTAGAGATACAGAAAACCTCTGGAAATATAGATGTAAATAAAGAGAAGTTTTTTATAGCTTTTGAAAAGCAAAATCATCGGTTATCTTTGAATATCGATCATGCAGTCTGGATGATTCATATGGATTATCTCCCTGGACGTGGAGGACGTATTGGGGTGATTATTCAAGATATAACCGATGTTTGTGGAAATATTGTTGTTTTAGAGAGTAGCGGATCACTTCAAGTCAGTTGTTTAGCAGTTCCTGATGCCTTTCTTAATGAAAAGCTTTATGATCGTGCTATTACGTTTTACCGGAGGATAGTCGAATCTTTCCCTGGTCGTAAGGAGGGATACGAAGCACAATTTCGTATAGGCATTGCTGTATTAGAAAAAGCTGCTGAAGAAGGTGATAAAGAAGGATTCTCCCAAGCACTTAGAGAGTTTGCTGTTTTACATAATAGTGTTGCAGCACCATTAGAATATCTTGGCAAAGCTTTAGTATACCAACGACTAGGAGAGTATAACGAAGAGGTAAAAAGTCTATTATTAGCATTGAAGCGTTATAGTCAGCGTCCAGAAATTTCTCGAGTTCGCGATCATGTTGTCTATCGTTTGCATGAAGCTTTATACAGTAATCATCGCGTCTCCTTAGTTTTTATGCTGCTTGCTCTTCATGTTGCTCCTGAATCTATAAATTCCTCAGAAGAAGAGCATTTCTTGAAAAATTTACAAGGGAAAATTCAAGACACTTTGTTTTGTAGTTTGGATATTTCCCCTATAGATTTCCGTTCATCGAAAATGGAATTGCTATTGAGCTATTGGTCAGGATTTACCCCCTTTCTCCCAGGCTTATTTCAACGATCTTGGGATTTAAAAGATTACCGTGCTCTTGCCGACATTTTTTATACCGCAGCTGATTTAGGAAATCGAGAATTTATCGATGTATATGGGAACATTTTGCGCAAGAATATCCAGGCAACAACATTTACTGAAGATATCGTAGAAATTCTTCCTCATCAGCTTGTACATTTCCTTTCGGGATTAGAAGCCATTTTCCTTCATGCACCTGTAGAAAAGGTTTTTTCTGATATCGAAATCTTGGATCCTGTTTTGATTATTTACTTGTTCGATTTATTTGCTAAAGACGTTTTAATTCATGGCAAGGGTGAGCTGATCCTTAATGCTATCCATTTACTAGAAACATATGTTTCTCCTGAGCAACGGTACACATATCTTTTGCCTTATGAAATACTTGCCTACCTTTGGATGAAAGAGGAGAAAAAAGTACATGAGCTCTTATCTGATAATTATGACGAGTCTTTCTGGATAGAGGACAGTCATTGCGCTTTTGTTCTTTATGGTTATTGGTTAGCTCTCACCGAAGAGAGTTCTTTAGCTTATTTACATCTTTCGGGATGTAGAGAAGATGGTGTAGCTCCAAAAGCATTAATAGGATTATTTTGTAGTCCTTTAGGAATTTGTGAAAACCAATTGAGTTATCAAGAAAGAAGAAATTTACTCTTGCAAAAGTTTATCTTTTTCCATTGTTTAGGAGATGATGTGGAGCGTGACAATTGTCGAGTTGCCTACGATCTTCTTGCTAAAGAGCGTCTTTTATAA
- a CDS encoding valine--tRNA ligase, whose translation MEEDAFPKAYDPKGLEEKLYAFWEESKMFAAQAASDKPPYAIIMPPPNVTGILHMGHALVNTLQDVLIRYKRMSGFEVCWVPGTDHAGIATQTVVERHLYSSLGKRRVDFSREEFLEHVWQWKEKSEGVILSQLRQLGCSCDWSRLRFTMEPLANRAVKKAFKILFDKGHIYRGNYLVNWDPVLQTALADDEVEYEEKDGWLYYIRYRVVNSSEEIVVATTRPETLLGDTAIAISPDDERYSHLLGAKVHLPFVDREIPIIADMSVDPLFGTGAVKITPAHDKDDYRTGINHNLPMVNILTPSGEINENGGIFAGLSKEKARESIITALETMGLFVKKEPYKLRVGVSYRSGAVIEPYLSKQWFVSVDSFRDSLGEFIASDAIKIFPPEFTKNYLSWVNNLRDWCISRQLWWGHRIPVWYHKSDANRMLCYDGEGIPEEVAKDPESWDQDPDVLDTWFSSGLWPLTCLGWPDIECGDLEKFYPTAVLITGHDILFFWVTRMVLLCSAMVGEKPFSDVFLHGLIFGKSYKRYNDLGEWTYVTGEEKYAYDMGKALPKGVIAKWEKLSKSKGNVIDPLEMIAKYGADAVRMALCSCANRGEQIDLDYRLFEEYKNFANKIWNGARFIFSHISNLTSQDLARGIDTTLLGLEDYYILDGFNRLLKELHSAHQNYAFDKITTMAYEFFRNNFCSTYIEIIKPTLYGKQGSKEDRLTKQKLLAVLLVNILGILHPIAPFVTETLFLKLKEVIGEVKEECSDAITGHALAMLRADSYVVAPYPQSINIVIPEHLHESFALAERLVYTVRNIRGEMQLDSRASLEVFVICPEGISIETYMPMVCALGGISSIENLTEEPKDRVYSLGVVEGIRLGVFVPIEQIAKEKTRLEKEKTRLEKAIESASRLLSSESFRAKANPDLVCAKEEALKNNRIELQSILDKLASFS comes from the coding sequence TAAAGGATTAGAAGAGAAATTATATGCTTTTTGGGAAGAGTCTAAAATGTTTGCGGCACAAGCGGCGAGTGACAAGCCTCCCTATGCTATTATTATGCCTCCTCCGAATGTTACTGGCATTTTGCATATGGGGCATGCCCTTGTAAATACTCTTCAAGATGTTCTTATTCGTTATAAGCGTATGTCAGGGTTTGAGGTGTGTTGGGTTCCTGGTACCGATCATGCCGGTATCGCTACTCAGACAGTCGTGGAAAGGCACTTATATTCTTCCTTAGGGAAGCGTCGTGTGGATTTCTCTAGAGAAGAATTTCTCGAGCATGTGTGGCAGTGGAAAGAAAAAAGTGAGGGCGTAATTCTTTCTCAATTACGTCAGTTAGGATGTTCTTGCGATTGGTCGCGCTTGCGTTTTACCATGGAACCTTTAGCCAACCGTGCTGTGAAAAAAGCGTTTAAAATACTTTTTGATAAGGGACATATTTATAGGGGGAATTATCTTGTTAACTGGGATCCTGTTTTACAGACAGCGCTTGCTGATGATGAAGTAGAGTATGAAGAAAAAGACGGTTGGCTTTACTACATCCGTTATCGCGTAGTGAATAGTTCTGAAGAAATTGTAGTAGCAACAACACGTCCAGAAACATTGTTAGGCGATACAGCGATTGCTATTTCTCCTGATGATGAGCGTTACAGCCATCTATTAGGAGCAAAGGTGCATTTACCTTTTGTTGATCGCGAGATTCCTATTATTGCGGATATGTCTGTAGATCCCTTATTCGGTACTGGAGCTGTAAAGATTACGCCTGCTCATGACAAAGATGATTATCGCACCGGAATTAATCATAACCTCCCTATGGTAAACATTCTTACTCCTTCCGGAGAAATTAACGAGAATGGAGGCATATTTGCAGGCTTAAGTAAAGAAAAAGCTCGTGAAAGTATAATTACTGCTTTAGAGACCATGGGGTTATTTGTTAAGAAAGAACCCTATAAGCTTAGAGTGGGTGTCTCATATCGTTCAGGTGCAGTTATAGAACCATATTTATCAAAACAATGGTTTGTTTCTGTAGATAGCTTCCGCGACTCATTGGGAGAGTTTATAGCTAGTGATGCAATAAAGATTTTCCCCCCAGAATTTACAAAAAACTATCTCTCTTGGGTAAATAACCTCCGAGATTGGTGTATTAGCCGGCAATTGTGGTGGGGGCATCGTATCCCTGTATGGTATCATAAAAGCGATGCGAATCGTATGTTATGCTACGACGGTGAAGGCATTCCTGAAGAGGTAGCTAAAGATCCTGAATCTTGGGATCAAGATCCTGATGTATTAGATACTTGGTTTTCTTCTGGATTGTGGCCATTAACCTGTTTAGGTTGGCCCGATATCGAATGCGGGGATTTAGAAAAGTTTTACCCCACAGCTGTTCTTATTACCGGGCATGATATTCTATTTTTCTGGGTGACGCGCATGGTATTGCTTTGCAGTGCTATGGTTGGAGAAAAGCCTTTTAGTGATGTTTTTTTACATGGATTAATTTTTGGAAAATCGTACAAGCGTTATAACGATCTTGGAGAATGGACATACGTTACTGGAGAAGAAAAATATGCTTATGATATGGGGAAAGCTCTTCCTAAAGGTGTTATAGCAAAATGGGAAAAACTTTCTAAGTCTAAAGGTAATGTTATTGATCCTTTGGAGATGATAGCTAAGTATGGTGCTGATGCCGTTCGTATGGCGTTGTGTTCATGCGCGAATCGTGGTGAGCAAATCGATCTTGACTATCGTTTATTTGAGGAATACAAGAACTTCGCGAATAAAATATGGAATGGCGCAAGATTTATCTTTAGTCATATTTCTAATTTGACAAGTCAGGATCTTGCTCGTGGTATAGATACGACTCTTTTAGGATTAGAAGATTATTATATTCTTGATGGGTTCAATCGTTTGTTAAAAGAGTTGCACTCTGCGCATCAAAATTATGCGTTTGATAAGATAACCACGATGGCATATGAATTCTTCAGGAATAATTTTTGTTCCACATATATAGAGATTATCAAGCCTACTTTATACGGTAAGCAGGGGAGCAAGGAAGATCGACTAACAAAACAGAAATTGTTAGCTGTTTTACTAGTCAATATTTTAGGTATTTTACATCCTATAGCACCTTTTGTTACTGAAACACTATTTTTAAAGTTAAAAGAAGTTATAGGAGAAGTTAAGGAAGAATGCTCTGACGCTATTACAGGACATGCTTTAGCTATGTTGCGAGCAGATTCTTATGTAGTAGCTCCTTATCCTCAGTCTATAAATATCGTTATTCCTGAACATCTTCATGAATCTTTTGCTCTCGCAGAAAGGCTAGTGTACACAGTTAGGAATATTCGTGGGGAAATGCAATTAGATTCTAGGGCTTCTTTAGAAGTGTTTGTTATTTGCCCTGAAGGAATATCTATAGAGACTTATATGCCTATGGTGTGCGCTCTTGGAGGTATATCTTCTATAGAAAATCTTACAGAAGAACCTAAAGATCGTGTATATAGCTTAGGAGTAGTTGAGGGTATTCGTCTTGGGGTATTTGTTCCCATAGAACAAATTGCTAAAGAAAAAACACGCCTAGAAAAAGAGAAAACACGTTTGGAGAAAGCTATCGAAAGTGCCTCACGTTTATTGAGTAGTGAGAGTTTCCGTGCGAAAGCTAATCCAGATCTTGTATGTGCTAAGGAAGAAGCTTTAAAAAATAATCGTATCGAATTACAAAGTATTCTTGATAAGCTAGCGTCGTTTTCTTAG